Proteins encoded in a region of the Epinephelus lanceolatus isolate andai-2023 chromosome 20, ASM4190304v1, whole genome shotgun sequence genome:
- the slc4a2b gene encoding anion exchange protein 2b isoform X2, translating to MDYLYSLKPEAPAASSLHGTPRPEEEDDGDLNKALGVQRFQQILSPAAAVPDEQHHNYHEEDIEYHRHSSHHIHRPLSKLPSEGRRKKGGKKRRKDKDHKSSHAPSTGPIEEGEDEEEEEEEVTETTTVPSESERVKDVEFFVSDEDQVAKHGTESPRAARELDIVPHSGVGADTEDASSSDKPASPETPSPSSPSAPPEHIPLARQSSRGYDLQERRRTGNMTGTEQAKYQRIPTDESEAQTLASADLDGIKSHRFEDVPGVRRHLVRKSTKGQVVHIGKDHKEPTTRSRKQDRTPHEPLPVILYRSASRLGGVLLDTYYGEMAGYKKVFVELNELTMDKNQEMQWKETARWIKFEEDVEEETDRWGKPHVASLSFRSLLELRKTISHGAVLLDLDQKTLPGIAHQVVEQMIISDQIKAEDRANVLRALLLKHSHPSDEKEHSSPFPRNISAASLGSLITHHHSANHTHQPEPSVTDPLMGTIHTTGDTETRIDIEKNELQQKEPTLVPGMQRSKSKHELKLLEKIPENAEATVVLVGSVDFLEQPTMAFVRLQEAVLLESVLEVPVPVRFLFVLLGPPTTSMDYHQIGRSISTLMSDKQFHEAAYLADDRQDLLNAINSFLDCSIVLPPSEMGGDELLRSVARFQREMLRKREEQGVKLAKEPKSLEEKEALLTPLKKSDDPLERTGRPFGGLIRDVRRRYPKYVSDFKDALNSQCMAAVIFIYFAALSPAITFGGLLGEKTEGLIGVSELIVSTAVQGVVFCLLGAQPLLVVGFSGPLLVFEEAFYSFCKANDMEYLTGRVWIGFWLIIIVIVTVAFEGSFLVRFVSRFTQEIFSFLISLIFICETFIKLGRIFKEHPLKRCSLNNATEGDASTENITLVLSNSTEPVTVAVRGQPNTALLSLVLMAGTFFIAFYLRKFKNSAFFPGRLRRVIGDFGVPIAILIMVLVDNSINDTYTQKLSVPRGFSVTSPDKRGWIISPLGTDGQFPIWMMFACCLPALLVFILIFMETQITTLIVSKKERMLVKGSGFHLDLLLIVVLGGSSALFGLPWMAAATVRSVTHVNALTVMSKAVAPGDKPRIQEVKEQRVTGLLVAIMVGLSIVIGDLLRQIPLAVLFGIFLYMGVMSLNGIQLTERMMLLLMPPKYHPDHTYVRKVRTLRMHLFTCIQVLCLAVLWAVMSTQASLAFPFVLLLTIPVKMYLLHRIFNAREMACLDADDAEPTFDERECHDEYTEMHMPV from the exons ccagAGGCCCCTGCTGCCTCATCACTACACGGGACTCCACGCCctgaagaggaggatgatggggACCTGAACAAAGCTTTGGGGGTCCAGCGCTTCCAGCAGATCCTCAGCCCCGCTGCTGCCGTACCTGATGAACAGCACCACAACTACCATGAGGAGGATATCGAAT ACCACCGTCACTCCTCTCACCACATCCACCGACCTCTGTCCAAACTGCCCTCTGAGGGACGCAGGAAGAAGGGCGgcaagaaaaggagaaaggacAAAGATCACAAAAGCAGCCATGCTCCCAGCACTGGCCCCAtagaggagggagaggatgaagaggaagaggaggaggaggtgacgGAGACAACTACTGTTCCATCTGAGTCGGAGAGAGTCAAAGATGTGGAG TTCTTTGTTTCGGATGAAGACCAAGTGGCCAAACATGGCACAGAGAGCCCTCGCGCGGCCCGTGAGCTGGATATTGTACCACATTCTGGGGTGGGAGCAGATACTGAAGATGCATCTTCCTCAGA TAAGCCGGCCTCACCCGAGACTCCCAGCCCCTCTTCCCCATCAGCGCCACCTGAACACATACCACTGGCCCGGCAGTCCAGCCGCGGCTACGACCTGCAAGAGCGCCGGCGCACAGGCAACATGACGGGCACCGAGCAGGCCAAGTACCAGCGCATCCCTACTGACGAGAGCGAGGCTCAGACGCTGGCCTCTGCTGACCTGGACGGCATCAAGA GTCATCGTTTTGAAGATGTTCCCGGCGTGCGCAGACACCTGGTCAGAAAGAGCACCAAGGGACAAGTGGTGCACATCGGCAAGGACCACAAAGAGCCGACCACTCGCAGCCGCAAGCAGGACCGGACCCCACATGAG CCATTGCCGGTGATTCTGTACCGCTCTGCCTCACGGCTCGGAGGCGTCCTGCTGGACACGTACTACGGTGAAATGGCTGGGTACAAGAAG GTGTTTGTGGAGCTGAATGAGCTGACTATGGACAAGAACCAGGAGATGCAGTGGAAGGAGACGGCTCGATGGATCAAGTTTGAGGAGGATGTGGAGGAGGAGACCGACCGCTGGGGGAAACCTCACGTGGCCTCGCTGTCTTTCCGCAGTTTGCTGGAGCTCCGAAAGACCATCTCGCACG GTGCAGTGCTGCTGGACCTGGACCAGAAGACCCTGCCTGGCATCGCCCACCAGGTGGTGGAGCAGATGATTATTTCTGACCAGATCAAAGCTGAGGACCGAGCCAATGTCCTGAGGGCCCTGCTGCTGAAACACAG TCACCCAAGCGATGAGAAAGAGCACAGTAGCCCTTTCCCCAGGAATATCTCTGCAGCCAGTCTGGGCAGCCTGATTACACATCACCACAGTGCCAATCACACCCATCAGCCAGAACCATCGGTGACCGACCCGCTCATGGGCACCATCCACACTACGGGGGACACAGAAACGCGCATCGACATAGAGAAGAATGAGTTACAG CAGAAGGAGCCGACATTGGTGCCCGGTATGCAACGGTCCAAATCCAAACACGAGCTGAAGCTGCTGGAGAAGATTCCTGAAAATGCTGAGGCCACTGTTGTCCTTGTGG GCAGTGTGGACTTCCTGGAGCAGCCCACCATGGCGTTTGTGCGACTGCAGGAGGCAGTGCTGCTGGAGTCTGTCCTTGAGGTCCCTGTGCCGGTCAGGTTTCTCTTCGTCCTGCTGGGACCCCCTACCACCAGCATGGACTATCACCAGATAGGACGCTCCATCTCCACACTCATGTCTGACAAG CAATTCCATGAGGCAGCTTACCTAGCGGACGACAGGCAGGATCTACTGAACGCCATTAACAGCTTCCTGGACTGCAGCATCGTGCTGCCGCCATCAGAGATGGGAGGCGATGAGCTGCTGCGCTCTGTTGCTCGCTTTCAGAGGGAGATGCTGCGCAAGAGGGAGGAGCAGGGGGTCAAACTGGCCAAAGAGCCTAAAAGCCTTGAAGAAAAAG AGGCACTCCTCACACCCTTGAAAAAGTCAGACGATCCTTTAGAGCGCACAGGACGCCCCTTTGGCGGGCTGATACGAGACGTGCGGCGCCGTTACCCAAAGTATGTCAGTGACTTCAAGGACGCCCTGAACAGTCAGTGCATGGCTGCTGTTATCTTTATCTACTTTGCTGCTCTCTCTCCAGCCATAACATTTGGAGGATTACTGG GTGAGAAGACGGAGGGTCTGATTGGTGTTTCTGAGCTGATTGTGTCGACGGCAGTGCAGGGTGTGGTCTTCTGTTTGCTCGGAGCGCAGCCGCTGCTTGTTGTGGGCTTCTCTGGACCTCTGCTGGTCTTTGAAGAAGCCTTTTATTCT TTCTGCAAAGCAAACGACATGGAGTACCTGACAGGCCGAGTCTGGATTGGGTTTTGGCTCATTATCATTGTGATTGTCACGGTGGCCTTCGAGGGAAGCTTCCTGGTCCGCTTCGTCTCCCGCTTCACCCAGGAGATCTTCTCCTTCCTTATCTCCCTGATCTTCATCTGCGAGACCTTCATCAAGCTCGGCAGG ATTTTCAAGGAGCACCCACTGAAACGTTGCTCCCTCAACAACGCCACAGAAGGGGACGCCTCGACAGAAAATATCACCCTGGTGCTGAGCAACAGCACGGAGCCGGTGACGGTGGCGGTGCGAGGGCAGCCCAACACTGCGCTGCTCTCTCTGGTTCTCATGGCTGGAACGTTTTTCATCGCCTTCTACCTACGCAAGTTCAAGAACAGTGCGTTCTTCCCCGGAAGG TTGCGCAGAGTTATTGGAGATTTTGGCGTCCCGATTGCCATCCTCATCATGGTGCTGGTGGATAACAGTATAAACGACACGTACACACAG AAACTGAGCGTCCCTCGAGGTTTCTCTGTGACAAGTCCCGACAAACGCGGCTGGATCATCAGTCCTCTGGGCACCGACGGTCAGTTCCCCATCTGGATGATGTTCGCCTGCTGTCTGCCCGCTCTGCTGGtcttcatcctcatcttcaTGGAGACTCAGATCACCAC CCTGATAGTGAGTAAGAAGGAGCGGATGCTGGTGAAGGGCTCTGGTTTCCATCTGGACCTGCTGCTGATTGTGGTGCTGGGCGGCAGCTCGGCTCTGTTCGGCCTGCCGTGGATGGCCGCCGCGACCGTTCGTTCGGTGACCCACGTCAACGCCCTCACTGTCATGAGCAAGGCCGTCGCCCCCGGTGACAAGCCTCGCATCCAGGAGGTGAAGGAGCAGAGGGTCACCGGGCTGCTGGTGGCCATCATGGTCG GTTTGTCCATAGTGATCGGTGACCTGCTGCGTCAGATCCCCCTGGCGGTGCTGTTTGGTATCTTTCTCTACATGGGTGTGATGTCACTTAATGGCATCCAGCTAACAGAGCGGATGATGCTGCTGCTCATGCCGCCAAAGTATCACCCTGACCACACCTACGTACGCAAG GTCCGTACGCTGCGCATGCATCTGTTCACCTGCATCCAGGTGTTGTGTTTGGCTGTGCTGTGGGCTGTCATGTCGACACAGGCATCACTGGCTTTCCCCTTCGTTCTCCTCCTCACCATACCTGTCAAGATGTACCTGCTGCACCGCATCTTCAACGCCAGAGAGATGGCATGC
- the slc4a2b gene encoding anion exchange protein 2b isoform X3, whose amino-acid sequence MSNPSTPNQITDAVASVIHSPEAPAASSLHGTPRPEEEDDGDLNKALGVQRFQQILSPAAAVPDEQHHNYHEEDIEYHRHSSHHIHRPLSKLPSEGRRKKGGKKRRKDKDHKSSHAPSTGPIEEGEDEEEEEEEVTETTTVPSESERVKDVEFFVSDEDQVAKHGTESPRAARELDIVPHSGVGADTEDASSSDKPASPETPSPSSPSAPPEHIPLARQSSRGYDLQERRRTGNMTGTEQAKYQRIPTDESEAQTLASADLDGIKSHRFEDVPGVRRHLVRKSTKGQVVHIGKDHKEPTTRSRKQDRTPHEVFVELNELTMDKNQEMQWKETARWIKFEEDVEEETDRWGKPHVASLSFRSLLELRKTISHGAVLLDLDQKTLPGIAHQVVEQMIISDQIKAEDRANVLRALLLKHSHPSDEKEHSSPFPRNISAASLGSLITHHHSANHTHQPEPSVTDPLMGTIHTTGDTETRIDIEKNELQQKEPTLVPGMQRSKSKHELKLLEKIPENAEATVVLVGSVDFLEQPTMAFVRLQEAVLLESVLEVPVPVRFLFVLLGPPTTSMDYHQIGRSISTLMSDKQFHEAAYLADDRQDLLNAINSFLDCSIVLPPSEMGGDELLRSVARFQREMLRKREEQGVKLAKEPKSLEEKEALLTPLKKSDDPLERTGRPFGGLIRDVRRRYPKYVSDFKDALNSQCMAAVIFIYFAALSPAITFGGLLGEKTEGLIGVSELIVSTAVQGVVFCLLGAQPLLVVGFSGPLLVFEEAFYSFCKANDMEYLTGRVWIGFWLIIIVIVTVAFEGSFLVRFVSRFTQEIFSFLISLIFICETFIKLGRIFKEHPLKRCSLNNATEGDASTENITLVLSNSTEPVTVAVRGQPNTALLSLVLMAGTFFIAFYLRKFKNSAFFPGRLRRVIGDFGVPIAILIMVLVDNSINDTYTQKLSVPRGFSVTSPDKRGWIISPLGTDGQFPIWMMFACCLPALLVFILIFMETQITTLIVSKKERMLVKGSGFHLDLLLIVVLGGSSALFGLPWMAAATVRSVTHVNALTVMSKAVAPGDKPRIQEVKEQRVTGLLVAIMVGLSIVIGDLLRQIPLAVLFGIFLYMGVMSLNGIQLTERMMLLLMPPKYHPDHTYVRKVRTLRMHLFTCIQVLCLAVLWAVMSTQASLAFPFVLLLTIPVKMYLLHRIFNAREMACLDADDAEPTFDERECHDEYTEMHMPV is encoded by the exons ccagAGGCCCCTGCTGCCTCATCACTACACGGGACTCCACGCCctgaagaggaggatgatggggACCTGAACAAAGCTTTGGGGGTCCAGCGCTTCCAGCAGATCCTCAGCCCCGCTGCTGCCGTACCTGATGAACAGCACCACAACTACCATGAGGAGGATATCGAAT ACCACCGTCACTCCTCTCACCACATCCACCGACCTCTGTCCAAACTGCCCTCTGAGGGACGCAGGAAGAAGGGCGgcaagaaaaggagaaaggacAAAGATCACAAAAGCAGCCATGCTCCCAGCACTGGCCCCAtagaggagggagaggatgaagaggaagaggaggaggaggtgacgGAGACAACTACTGTTCCATCTGAGTCGGAGAGAGTCAAAGATGTGGAG TTCTTTGTTTCGGATGAAGACCAAGTGGCCAAACATGGCACAGAGAGCCCTCGCGCGGCCCGTGAGCTGGATATTGTACCACATTCTGGGGTGGGAGCAGATACTGAAGATGCATCTTCCTCAGA TAAGCCGGCCTCACCCGAGACTCCCAGCCCCTCTTCCCCATCAGCGCCACCTGAACACATACCACTGGCCCGGCAGTCCAGCCGCGGCTACGACCTGCAAGAGCGCCGGCGCACAGGCAACATGACGGGCACCGAGCAGGCCAAGTACCAGCGCATCCCTACTGACGAGAGCGAGGCTCAGACGCTGGCCTCTGCTGACCTGGACGGCATCAAGA GTCATCGTTTTGAAGATGTTCCCGGCGTGCGCAGACACCTGGTCAGAAAGAGCACCAAGGGACAAGTGGTGCACATCGGCAAGGACCACAAAGAGCCGACCACTCGCAGCCGCAAGCAGGACCGGACCCCACATGAG GTGTTTGTGGAGCTGAATGAGCTGACTATGGACAAGAACCAGGAGATGCAGTGGAAGGAGACGGCTCGATGGATCAAGTTTGAGGAGGATGTGGAGGAGGAGACCGACCGCTGGGGGAAACCTCACGTGGCCTCGCTGTCTTTCCGCAGTTTGCTGGAGCTCCGAAAGACCATCTCGCACG GTGCAGTGCTGCTGGACCTGGACCAGAAGACCCTGCCTGGCATCGCCCACCAGGTGGTGGAGCAGATGATTATTTCTGACCAGATCAAAGCTGAGGACCGAGCCAATGTCCTGAGGGCCCTGCTGCTGAAACACAG TCACCCAAGCGATGAGAAAGAGCACAGTAGCCCTTTCCCCAGGAATATCTCTGCAGCCAGTCTGGGCAGCCTGATTACACATCACCACAGTGCCAATCACACCCATCAGCCAGAACCATCGGTGACCGACCCGCTCATGGGCACCATCCACACTACGGGGGACACAGAAACGCGCATCGACATAGAGAAGAATGAGTTACAG CAGAAGGAGCCGACATTGGTGCCCGGTATGCAACGGTCCAAATCCAAACACGAGCTGAAGCTGCTGGAGAAGATTCCTGAAAATGCTGAGGCCACTGTTGTCCTTGTGG GCAGTGTGGACTTCCTGGAGCAGCCCACCATGGCGTTTGTGCGACTGCAGGAGGCAGTGCTGCTGGAGTCTGTCCTTGAGGTCCCTGTGCCGGTCAGGTTTCTCTTCGTCCTGCTGGGACCCCCTACCACCAGCATGGACTATCACCAGATAGGACGCTCCATCTCCACACTCATGTCTGACAAG CAATTCCATGAGGCAGCTTACCTAGCGGACGACAGGCAGGATCTACTGAACGCCATTAACAGCTTCCTGGACTGCAGCATCGTGCTGCCGCCATCAGAGATGGGAGGCGATGAGCTGCTGCGCTCTGTTGCTCGCTTTCAGAGGGAGATGCTGCGCAAGAGGGAGGAGCAGGGGGTCAAACTGGCCAAAGAGCCTAAAAGCCTTGAAGAAAAAG AGGCACTCCTCACACCCTTGAAAAAGTCAGACGATCCTTTAGAGCGCACAGGACGCCCCTTTGGCGGGCTGATACGAGACGTGCGGCGCCGTTACCCAAAGTATGTCAGTGACTTCAAGGACGCCCTGAACAGTCAGTGCATGGCTGCTGTTATCTTTATCTACTTTGCTGCTCTCTCTCCAGCCATAACATTTGGAGGATTACTGG GTGAGAAGACGGAGGGTCTGATTGGTGTTTCTGAGCTGATTGTGTCGACGGCAGTGCAGGGTGTGGTCTTCTGTTTGCTCGGAGCGCAGCCGCTGCTTGTTGTGGGCTTCTCTGGACCTCTGCTGGTCTTTGAAGAAGCCTTTTATTCT TTCTGCAAAGCAAACGACATGGAGTACCTGACAGGCCGAGTCTGGATTGGGTTTTGGCTCATTATCATTGTGATTGTCACGGTGGCCTTCGAGGGAAGCTTCCTGGTCCGCTTCGTCTCCCGCTTCACCCAGGAGATCTTCTCCTTCCTTATCTCCCTGATCTTCATCTGCGAGACCTTCATCAAGCTCGGCAGG ATTTTCAAGGAGCACCCACTGAAACGTTGCTCCCTCAACAACGCCACAGAAGGGGACGCCTCGACAGAAAATATCACCCTGGTGCTGAGCAACAGCACGGAGCCGGTGACGGTGGCGGTGCGAGGGCAGCCCAACACTGCGCTGCTCTCTCTGGTTCTCATGGCTGGAACGTTTTTCATCGCCTTCTACCTACGCAAGTTCAAGAACAGTGCGTTCTTCCCCGGAAGG TTGCGCAGAGTTATTGGAGATTTTGGCGTCCCGATTGCCATCCTCATCATGGTGCTGGTGGATAACAGTATAAACGACACGTACACACAG AAACTGAGCGTCCCTCGAGGTTTCTCTGTGACAAGTCCCGACAAACGCGGCTGGATCATCAGTCCTCTGGGCACCGACGGTCAGTTCCCCATCTGGATGATGTTCGCCTGCTGTCTGCCCGCTCTGCTGGtcttcatcctcatcttcaTGGAGACTCAGATCACCAC CCTGATAGTGAGTAAGAAGGAGCGGATGCTGGTGAAGGGCTCTGGTTTCCATCTGGACCTGCTGCTGATTGTGGTGCTGGGCGGCAGCTCGGCTCTGTTCGGCCTGCCGTGGATGGCCGCCGCGACCGTTCGTTCGGTGACCCACGTCAACGCCCTCACTGTCATGAGCAAGGCCGTCGCCCCCGGTGACAAGCCTCGCATCCAGGAGGTGAAGGAGCAGAGGGTCACCGGGCTGCTGGTGGCCATCATGGTCG GTTTGTCCATAGTGATCGGTGACCTGCTGCGTCAGATCCCCCTGGCGGTGCTGTTTGGTATCTTTCTCTACATGGGTGTGATGTCACTTAATGGCATCCAGCTAACAGAGCGGATGATGCTGCTGCTCATGCCGCCAAAGTATCACCCTGACCACACCTACGTACGCAAG GTCCGTACGCTGCGCATGCATCTGTTCACCTGCATCCAGGTGTTGTGTTTGGCTGTGCTGTGGGCTGTCATGTCGACACAGGCATCACTGGCTTTCCCCTTCGTTCTCCTCCTCACCATACCTGTCAAGATGTACCTGCTGCACCGCATCTTCAACGCCAGAGAGATGGCATGC
- the slc4a2b gene encoding anion exchange protein 2b isoform X1, which yields MSNPSTPNQITDAVASVIHSPEAPAASSLHGTPRPEEEDDGDLNKALGVQRFQQILSPAAAVPDEQHHNYHEEDIEYHRHSSHHIHRPLSKLPSEGRRKKGGKKRRKDKDHKSSHAPSTGPIEEGEDEEEEEEEVTETTTVPSESERVKDVEFFVSDEDQVAKHGTESPRAARELDIVPHSGVGADTEDASSSDKPASPETPSPSSPSAPPEHIPLARQSSRGYDLQERRRTGNMTGTEQAKYQRIPTDESEAQTLASADLDGIKSHRFEDVPGVRRHLVRKSTKGQVVHIGKDHKEPTTRSRKQDRTPHEPLPVILYRSASRLGGVLLDTYYGEMAGYKKVFVELNELTMDKNQEMQWKETARWIKFEEDVEEETDRWGKPHVASLSFRSLLELRKTISHGAVLLDLDQKTLPGIAHQVVEQMIISDQIKAEDRANVLRALLLKHSHPSDEKEHSSPFPRNISAASLGSLITHHHSANHTHQPEPSVTDPLMGTIHTTGDTETRIDIEKNELQQKEPTLVPGMQRSKSKHELKLLEKIPENAEATVVLVGSVDFLEQPTMAFVRLQEAVLLESVLEVPVPVRFLFVLLGPPTTSMDYHQIGRSISTLMSDKQFHEAAYLADDRQDLLNAINSFLDCSIVLPPSEMGGDELLRSVARFQREMLRKREEQGVKLAKEPKSLEEKEALLTPLKKSDDPLERTGRPFGGLIRDVRRRYPKYVSDFKDALNSQCMAAVIFIYFAALSPAITFGGLLGEKTEGLIGVSELIVSTAVQGVVFCLLGAQPLLVVGFSGPLLVFEEAFYSFCKANDMEYLTGRVWIGFWLIIIVIVTVAFEGSFLVRFVSRFTQEIFSFLISLIFICETFIKLGRIFKEHPLKRCSLNNATEGDASTENITLVLSNSTEPVTVAVRGQPNTALLSLVLMAGTFFIAFYLRKFKNSAFFPGRLRRVIGDFGVPIAILIMVLVDNSINDTYTQKLSVPRGFSVTSPDKRGWIISPLGTDGQFPIWMMFACCLPALLVFILIFMETQITTLIVSKKERMLVKGSGFHLDLLLIVVLGGSSALFGLPWMAAATVRSVTHVNALTVMSKAVAPGDKPRIQEVKEQRVTGLLVAIMVGLSIVIGDLLRQIPLAVLFGIFLYMGVMSLNGIQLTERMMLLLMPPKYHPDHTYVRKVRTLRMHLFTCIQVLCLAVLWAVMSTQASLAFPFVLLLTIPVKMYLLHRIFNAREMACLDADDAEPTFDERECHDEYTEMHMPV from the exons ccagAGGCCCCTGCTGCCTCATCACTACACGGGACTCCACGCCctgaagaggaggatgatggggACCTGAACAAAGCTTTGGGGGTCCAGCGCTTCCAGCAGATCCTCAGCCCCGCTGCTGCCGTACCTGATGAACAGCACCACAACTACCATGAGGAGGATATCGAAT ACCACCGTCACTCCTCTCACCACATCCACCGACCTCTGTCCAAACTGCCCTCTGAGGGACGCAGGAAGAAGGGCGgcaagaaaaggagaaaggacAAAGATCACAAAAGCAGCCATGCTCCCAGCACTGGCCCCAtagaggagggagaggatgaagaggaagaggaggaggaggtgacgGAGACAACTACTGTTCCATCTGAGTCGGAGAGAGTCAAAGATGTGGAG TTCTTTGTTTCGGATGAAGACCAAGTGGCCAAACATGGCACAGAGAGCCCTCGCGCGGCCCGTGAGCTGGATATTGTACCACATTCTGGGGTGGGAGCAGATACTGAAGATGCATCTTCCTCAGA TAAGCCGGCCTCACCCGAGACTCCCAGCCCCTCTTCCCCATCAGCGCCACCTGAACACATACCACTGGCCCGGCAGTCCAGCCGCGGCTACGACCTGCAAGAGCGCCGGCGCACAGGCAACATGACGGGCACCGAGCAGGCCAAGTACCAGCGCATCCCTACTGACGAGAGCGAGGCTCAGACGCTGGCCTCTGCTGACCTGGACGGCATCAAGA GTCATCGTTTTGAAGATGTTCCCGGCGTGCGCAGACACCTGGTCAGAAAGAGCACCAAGGGACAAGTGGTGCACATCGGCAAGGACCACAAAGAGCCGACCACTCGCAGCCGCAAGCAGGACCGGACCCCACATGAG CCATTGCCGGTGATTCTGTACCGCTCTGCCTCACGGCTCGGAGGCGTCCTGCTGGACACGTACTACGGTGAAATGGCTGGGTACAAGAAG GTGTTTGTGGAGCTGAATGAGCTGACTATGGACAAGAACCAGGAGATGCAGTGGAAGGAGACGGCTCGATGGATCAAGTTTGAGGAGGATGTGGAGGAGGAGACCGACCGCTGGGGGAAACCTCACGTGGCCTCGCTGTCTTTCCGCAGTTTGCTGGAGCTCCGAAAGACCATCTCGCACG GTGCAGTGCTGCTGGACCTGGACCAGAAGACCCTGCCTGGCATCGCCCACCAGGTGGTGGAGCAGATGATTATTTCTGACCAGATCAAAGCTGAGGACCGAGCCAATGTCCTGAGGGCCCTGCTGCTGAAACACAG TCACCCAAGCGATGAGAAAGAGCACAGTAGCCCTTTCCCCAGGAATATCTCTGCAGCCAGTCTGGGCAGCCTGATTACACATCACCACAGTGCCAATCACACCCATCAGCCAGAACCATCGGTGACCGACCCGCTCATGGGCACCATCCACACTACGGGGGACACAGAAACGCGCATCGACATAGAGAAGAATGAGTTACAG CAGAAGGAGCCGACATTGGTGCCCGGTATGCAACGGTCCAAATCCAAACACGAGCTGAAGCTGCTGGAGAAGATTCCTGAAAATGCTGAGGCCACTGTTGTCCTTGTGG GCAGTGTGGACTTCCTGGAGCAGCCCACCATGGCGTTTGTGCGACTGCAGGAGGCAGTGCTGCTGGAGTCTGTCCTTGAGGTCCCTGTGCCGGTCAGGTTTCTCTTCGTCCTGCTGGGACCCCCTACCACCAGCATGGACTATCACCAGATAGGACGCTCCATCTCCACACTCATGTCTGACAAG CAATTCCATGAGGCAGCTTACCTAGCGGACGACAGGCAGGATCTACTGAACGCCATTAACAGCTTCCTGGACTGCAGCATCGTGCTGCCGCCATCAGAGATGGGAGGCGATGAGCTGCTGCGCTCTGTTGCTCGCTTTCAGAGGGAGATGCTGCGCAAGAGGGAGGAGCAGGGGGTCAAACTGGCCAAAGAGCCTAAAAGCCTTGAAGAAAAAG AGGCACTCCTCACACCCTTGAAAAAGTCAGACGATCCTTTAGAGCGCACAGGACGCCCCTTTGGCGGGCTGATACGAGACGTGCGGCGCCGTTACCCAAAGTATGTCAGTGACTTCAAGGACGCCCTGAACAGTCAGTGCATGGCTGCTGTTATCTTTATCTACTTTGCTGCTCTCTCTCCAGCCATAACATTTGGAGGATTACTGG GTGAGAAGACGGAGGGTCTGATTGGTGTTTCTGAGCTGATTGTGTCGACGGCAGTGCAGGGTGTGGTCTTCTGTTTGCTCGGAGCGCAGCCGCTGCTTGTTGTGGGCTTCTCTGGACCTCTGCTGGTCTTTGAAGAAGCCTTTTATTCT TTCTGCAAAGCAAACGACATGGAGTACCTGACAGGCCGAGTCTGGATTGGGTTTTGGCTCATTATCATTGTGATTGTCACGGTGGCCTTCGAGGGAAGCTTCCTGGTCCGCTTCGTCTCCCGCTTCACCCAGGAGATCTTCTCCTTCCTTATCTCCCTGATCTTCATCTGCGAGACCTTCATCAAGCTCGGCAGG ATTTTCAAGGAGCACCCACTGAAACGTTGCTCCCTCAACAACGCCACAGAAGGGGACGCCTCGACAGAAAATATCACCCTGGTGCTGAGCAACAGCACGGAGCCGGTGACGGTGGCGGTGCGAGGGCAGCCCAACACTGCGCTGCTCTCTCTGGTTCTCATGGCTGGAACGTTTTTCATCGCCTTCTACCTACGCAAGTTCAAGAACAGTGCGTTCTTCCCCGGAAGG TTGCGCAGAGTTATTGGAGATTTTGGCGTCCCGATTGCCATCCTCATCATGGTGCTGGTGGATAACAGTATAAACGACACGTACACACAG AAACTGAGCGTCCCTCGAGGTTTCTCTGTGACAAGTCCCGACAAACGCGGCTGGATCATCAGTCCTCTGGGCACCGACGGTCAGTTCCCCATCTGGATGATGTTCGCCTGCTGTCTGCCCGCTCTGCTGGtcttcatcctcatcttcaTGGAGACTCAGATCACCAC CCTGATAGTGAGTAAGAAGGAGCGGATGCTGGTGAAGGGCTCTGGTTTCCATCTGGACCTGCTGCTGATTGTGGTGCTGGGCGGCAGCTCGGCTCTGTTCGGCCTGCCGTGGATGGCCGCCGCGACCGTTCGTTCGGTGACCCACGTCAACGCCCTCACTGTCATGAGCAAGGCCGTCGCCCCCGGTGACAAGCCTCGCATCCAGGAGGTGAAGGAGCAGAGGGTCACCGGGCTGCTGGTGGCCATCATGGTCG GTTTGTCCATAGTGATCGGTGACCTGCTGCGTCAGATCCCCCTGGCGGTGCTGTTTGGTATCTTTCTCTACATGGGTGTGATGTCACTTAATGGCATCCAGCTAACAGAGCGGATGATGCTGCTGCTCATGCCGCCAAAGTATCACCCTGACCACACCTACGTACGCAAG GTCCGTACGCTGCGCATGCATCTGTTCACCTGCATCCAGGTGTTGTGTTTGGCTGTGCTGTGGGCTGTCATGTCGACACAGGCATCACTGGCTTTCCCCTTCGTTCTCCTCCTCACCATACCTGTCAAGATGTACCTGCTGCACCGCATCTTCAACGCCAGAGAGATGGCATGC